The DNA segment TCGGAACGGGGTCTGGCTTTCAAACTGCTATTTTAGCGCCCTTTGTTGAGCAGCTGATAACCATAGAGCGGATATTGCCATTACTCAAAAAGGCTCACCAACGTTGCCGCAGCTTAGGGATCGATAATGTGCGCTTCTTTCATAGTGATGGCCATCTTGGTCATACTGCCGAAGGGCCATTCGATGCTATTTTATCTGCAGCTGCCGCTAGCGAAATACCCGATGACTTAGTGCAGCAGCTTGCGCCAGGCGGAAGATTATTGTTGCCGATTCATCAGGATCAGACGAGCGAGGAGCAAGTGTTGTTGCAGCTTGATCATACGCCAAATGGATTCGTGAAAACCGTACTTGAAACCGTTAAGTTTGT comes from the Pseudomonadales bacterium genome and includes:
- a CDS encoding protein-L-isoaspartate(D-aspartate) O-methyltransferase, with translation MVLKSQFSGRGMTSIRAREKLVIRLQEQGITDPRVLQAFQQTPRHVFVDEALANRAYDDTALPIGHHQTLSQPYSVAKMSELVLAVEPKKVLEIGTGSGFQTAILAPFVEQLITIERILPLLKKAHQRCRSLGIDNVRFFHSDGHLGHTAEGPFDAILSAAAASEIPDDLVQQLAPGGRLLLPIHQDQTSEEQVLLQLDHTPNGFVKTVLETVKFV